One window from the genome of Natrialba magadii ATCC 43099 encodes:
- a CDS encoding DUF354 domain-containing protein yields MRCLFFNNTPAHVHLYKHTVSRLEDAGHEVLVLARGDECTEALLSYHDVPYETYGDRSDSLQSLLWEVPAHLSMIARRARQFDPDVVFGIGPYAAYTGTITRAPAVAVLDSEPSLDHVVSKPFVRAILTPEAFRKDLGSKHYRFRGFKESAYLHPDVFEADESVRADLGVDADEPYVIVRLNAFNGHHDVGKRGFSVEQRRQLLSALADHATVFVSDEGGDLELDDLDDLDVRPYDLHPARIHDALAEAELFVADTQTMVTEAALLGTPAIRSNSFVGEDDMGNFLELEKHGLIDNCSEFETVLARAQELLTDESTAETWAKRRDSYTEEMVNLTEIITSIAESYSEPSAHPATAEVTGVRAD; encoded by the coding sequence GTGCGCTGTCTCTTCTTTAACAACACGCCGGCACACGTCCACCTGTACAAACACACCGTGTCACGGCTCGAGGATGCGGGTCACGAGGTGCTCGTGCTCGCGCGGGGAGACGAGTGTACCGAAGCGTTGCTCTCGTATCACGACGTGCCCTACGAAACCTACGGCGACCGCAGCGACTCGCTCCAGTCGCTGCTCTGGGAGGTGCCGGCGCACCTCTCGATGATTGCTCGCCGGGCACGGCAGTTCGATCCAGACGTCGTCTTCGGAATTGGACCCTACGCTGCCTACACGGGCACGATTACGCGCGCGCCAGCGGTCGCCGTTCTCGACTCCGAGCCCTCGCTCGACCACGTGGTTTCGAAGCCCTTCGTGCGCGCAATTTTGACACCCGAGGCGTTCCGAAAGGATCTCGGCTCGAAACACTACCGGTTCCGGGGCTTCAAAGAATCGGCGTACCTCCACCCCGACGTCTTCGAGGCGGACGAATCGGTCAGAGCAGACCTCGGCGTCGACGCGGACGAACCGTACGTCATCGTCAGGCTCAACGCGTTTAACGGTCACCACGACGTCGGCAAGCGCGGGTTCTCTGTCGAGCAGCGCCGGCAGCTGCTGTCGGCGCTCGCCGACCACGCGACCGTCTTCGTCTCGGACGAGGGCGGGGATCTGGAACTCGACGATCTCGACGATCTCGACGTGCGTCCGTACGACCTCCATCCCGCCCGAATTCACGACGCGCTGGCGGAGGCAGAACTATTCGTTGCCGATACACAGACGATGGTCACCGAGGCCGCCCTGCTCGGCACGCCCGCGATCCGCTCGAACTCCTTCGTCGGCGAGGACGACATGGGGAACTTCCTCGAACTCGAGAAGCACGGACTCATCGACAACTGCAGCGAGTTCGAGACTGTCCTCGCCCGCGCACAGGAGTTGCTTACGGACGAGTCAACGGCCGAGACGTGGGCGAAGCGACGCGACAGCTACACGGAGGAGATGGTCAACCTGACCGAGATCATCACGTCCATCGCAGAGTCCTACAGCGAGCCGAGCGCACATCCAGCGACGGCCGAGGTAACGGGGGTGCGTGCGGACTGA
- a CDS encoding DUF7110 family protein codes for MSTEESRHVYRLHSTLELPLEDLRDHIDEAAYPDGIDDVEITRRNNTLILKAVAEDQSVSKYTPTAQLKASVTENRVYEEDPDERRQKSFSWDEEEEEEIESELVEYAAFKGDRETVLQNSLLQYEMFLVLCEIASAAEKGTLTAISERDGELEATRIVDGETRPADIEVVEGPRDHGSGESGVNWRDNKFISD; via the coding sequence ATGTCAACAGAGGAATCCAGACACGTTTATCGGCTCCACTCGACGCTCGAACTGCCACTCGAAGATCTCCGCGACCACATCGACGAGGCCGCCTACCCGGACGGCATTGACGATGTAGAGATCACGCGACGCAACAATACGCTGATCCTCAAGGCGGTCGCCGAGGATCAGTCGGTCAGCAAGTACACGCCAACGGCCCAGTTGAAAGCGAGCGTCACGGAGAACCGGGTCTACGAGGAGGATCCGGACGAGCGCCGCCAGAAGTCCTTTAGCTGGGACGAGGAGGAAGAAGAGGAGATCGAGTCCGAACTCGTCGAGTACGCTGCGTTCAAGGGCGACCGCGAGACGGTGCTCCAGAACTCGCTGTTGCAGTACGAGATGTTCCTCGTGCTCTGTGAGATCGCATCGGCGGCCGAGAAGGGGACGCTGACGGCGATTTCGGAGCGCGACGGCGAGCTCGAAGCAACCCGAATTGTCGACGGCGAGACGCGACCGGCGGACATCGAAGTCGTCGAGGGACCACGCGACCACGGCTCCGGCGAGTCCGGTGTCAACTGGCGCGACAACAAGTTCATCAGCGACTAA
- a CDS encoding glutaredoxin family protein: MDFPPNQGLDQEEVTEQVEETIADNDVVLFMKGTELMPQCGYSRRALGLISEHREDFETVDVLESLDEYRVALNEHSGWETIPQTYVDGEFVGGSDILAELEERGELAETLNSA; the protein is encoded by the coding sequence ATGGACTTTCCACCAAACCAGGGTCTCGATCAGGAGGAAGTCACCGAACAGGTCGAGGAAACCATCGCCGACAACGATGTCGTCCTCTTCATGAAGGGCACCGAACTCATGCCCCAGTGTGGCTACTCCCGTCGCGCGCTCGGCCTCATCTCCGAGCACCGCGAGGACTTCGAAACCGTCGACGTACTCGAGTCCCTCGACGAGTACCGCGTCGCGCTCAACGAGCACAGCGGCTGGGAGACCATTCCGCAGACGTACGTCGACGGTGAGTTCGTCGGCGGGTCGGACATTCTCGCGGAACTCGAGGAGCGCGGCGAGCTTGCAGAGACGCTGAACTCGGCGTAA
- the wecB gene encoding non-hydrolyzing UDP-N-acetylglucosamine 2-epimerase, translated as MRVCSIVGARPQFIKAAVVSRTLREVAEEVLVHTGQHYDEEMSDVFFDELEIPKPEYNLGIESDTHGRQTARMVAAIEPVIEETDPDVILLYGDTNSTLAGAIVGSKRDVAVAHVEAGLRSNNRSMPEEINRILTDHASDLCFAPSRDAIRNLTDEGITDDVYWTGDVMYDAILDARERSADQSTILDDLGVQPDEFVLATVHRASNTDDPENLAAILDGLTDAPLPVVFPAHPRTVNRLQEHGLWERATSELELIEPLGYLDFVRLLDTAERVATDSGGVQKEAFFLETRCVTLREETEWVETVECGWNRLVGPETAAIREALTTDWEPKSTPRPYGDGMAGQRIISLLQQHLADSEPEEQLEAPPLTSA; from the coding sequence ATGCGCGTCTGTTCCATCGTCGGGGCCAGACCCCAGTTCATCAAGGCCGCTGTCGTCTCCCGAACGCTTCGCGAGGTCGCCGAGGAGGTCCTCGTCCACACCGGCCAGCACTACGACGAGGAGATGTCCGACGTCTTCTTCGACGAACTCGAGATCCCCAAACCGGAGTACAACCTCGGCATCGAGTCGGACACCCACGGCCGACAGACTGCGCGGATGGTCGCGGCGATCGAGCCCGTCATCGAGGAGACCGACCCGGACGTGATCCTGCTCTACGGCGACACGAACTCGACACTCGCGGGTGCAATCGTCGGCTCGAAACGCGATGTCGCCGTGGCACACGTCGAGGCCGGACTCCGGAGCAACAACCGGTCGATGCCCGAGGAGATAAACCGCATCCTGACGGACCACGCCTCGGATCTTTGTTTCGCCCCGAGCAGGGACGCGATTCGAAACCTGACGGACGAGGGCATTACTGACGACGTCTACTGGACCGGCGACGTGATGTACGACGCCATCCTCGACGCCCGCGAGCGCTCGGCTGATCAGTCGACCATCCTCGACGACCTCGGTGTACAACCCGACGAGTTCGTCCTCGCGACGGTCCACCGAGCGAGCAACACCGACGATCCCGAGAACCTTGCGGCAATACTCGACGGTCTCACCGACGCACCCCTGCCGGTCGTCTTCCCGGCCCACCCGCGCACCGTCAACCGGCTGCAAGAACACGGCCTCTGGGAGCGCGCGACAAGCGAACTCGAGTTGATCGAGCCACTCGGCTACCTCGATTTCGTCCGACTGCTCGACACCGCAGAACGAGTGGCGACAGATTCGGGCGGCGTCCAGAAGGAGGCATTCTTCCTCGAGACGCGCTGTGTGACGCTACGCGAGGAGACCGAGTGGGTCGAAACGGTCGAGTGTGGCTGGAACCGACTCGTCGGTCCGGAGACGGCTGCGATTCGCGAGGCGCTCACGACGGATTGGGAACCGAAGTCGACTCCGCGACCGTACGGCGACGGGATGGCAGGACAGCGGATCATCAGCCTGCTTCAGCAACACCTTGCCGACAGCGAACCGGAAGAACAGCTCGAAGCACCGCCGTTAACCAGTGCATAG